One stretch of Balneolaceae bacterium DNA includes these proteins:
- a CDS encoding CNNM domain-containing protein: MSLLIFYLALAIGVSFLCSILEAVLLSVSHSYIAVLERKGNRAGELLRTYKQDIDRPLSAILSLNTIAHTVGAAGVGAQAQLVFGETYVAVTSAVLTFLILVLSEIIPKTVGATYWRSLAPVSVYTLRGLMILLYPFVVLSQVITRLLASEENIPSFSREEFGALAELGVEEGIFEEEESRIFKNLIRFSSLRVKDIMTPRTVVVGFQESGTLEHIDANIEELTFSRLLLYGEERDEVTGYVLKNDLLLLLARDQTDRRLKEIRRDILIVPEIMALKDLFEELMAKQEHIAVAVDEYGGLAGVVTMEDLVETLLGMEIIDEADTIEDMQKMARKKWGERARRLGIIGEKEN, from the coding sequence ATGTCTTTGCTGATTTTTTACCTTGCTCTGGCCATCGGCGTCTCCTTCCTCTGTTCCATACTGGAGGCCGTGCTGCTTTCGGTGAGCCATTCCTATATCGCCGTGCTGGAGCGCAAGGGCAACAGGGCCGGCGAGCTGCTGCGCACCTACAAGCAGGACATTGATCGGCCGCTGTCGGCCATCCTGAGTCTTAACACCATTGCCCACACGGTGGGGGCGGCCGGCGTGGGCGCCCAGGCGCAGCTTGTTTTCGGGGAGACCTATGTGGCGGTCACCTCCGCCGTGCTCACCTTCCTGATCCTGGTGCTTTCGGAAATCATTCCAAAAACCGTGGGCGCCACCTACTGGCGCAGCCTGGCCCCTGTCTCGGTCTACACCTTGCGCGGACTGATGATCCTGCTCTATCCTTTTGTGGTGCTTTCCCAGGTTATTACGCGCCTGCTCGCCAGCGAGGAGAACATACCCAGCTTCAGCCGTGAGGAGTTCGGGGCCCTGGCCGAACTGGGCGTGGAGGAAGGCATCTTCGAGGAGGAAGAGTCGCGCATCTTTAAAAACCTGATACGCTTCAGCTCCCTGCGGGTGAAGGACATCATGACCCCGCGCACCGTGGTGGTGGGATTCCAGGAAAGCGGCACCCTGGAGCACATCGACGCTAACATCGAGGAGCTTACCTTTTCCCGGCTCCTGCTTTATGGGGAGGAGCGCGACGAGGTCACCGGCTACGTGCTCAAGAACGACCTGCTCCTGCTGCTGGCCCGCGACCAGACCGACCGCCGTCTGAAGGAGATTCGCCGGGATATTCTCATCGTGCCGGAGATCATGGCACTGAAGGACCTGTTCGAGGAGCTGATGGCCAAACAGGAGCATATCGCGGTGGCGGTGGACGAGTATGGCGGCCTCGCAGGCGTGGTGACGATGGAGGACCTGGTGGAGACGCTGCTGGGCATGGAGATTATCGACGAGGCCGACACCATCGAGGACATGCAGAAGATGGCTCGCAAGAAGTGGGGCGAGCGTGCACGCCGGCTGGGCATCATCGGCGAGAAAGAGAACTGA
- a CDS encoding aspartate kinase produces MAKYTVLKFGGTSMGDEHTWKRVLDITARYERPWVVVSATARTTRRLIAAAESAATDPVKARDMAEEIDARHRKLITGFMDEYAVDGPSSSREKEQEACLGHLDRLSEILLGHLDAIREAGSLDDRTRDAVASIGERLSSRLLASCARAAGMQAQWVDARELIRTDDRFGGASPDLPFIRSAVSELLERWRGKAIPVMGGYYGQTANGNLTNLGFEGSDYTASLIGASLPCEAVEIWTDVSGVYTCDPRVVEGARPIPALSFREATELAWFGAKVLHPSTLKPASARNLTVRVKNIFEPEAPGTRITGDTTSDGLVKAMAYKERSALDDGPELKRLSEELQELGEAGLRRGVGVIGLVGCDPARQKELVERLRRALGDIKLETLSYSSTKRNLNLVVEAGHTVEAVRRLHEELFEG; encoded by the coding sequence ATGGCGAAGTACACGGTACTCAAGTTCGGCGGCACCTCGATGGGCGACGAGCATACCTGGAAGAGGGTGCTGGACATCACAGCCCGCTATGAGCGCCCCTGGGTGGTGGTCTCCGCCACAGCCCGAACCACGCGCCGCCTCATCGCCGCGGCCGAGTCGGCCGCCACGGACCCTGTCAAAGCCCGCGATATGGCCGAAGAGATCGACGCCCGCCACCGCAAGCTGATCACCGGTTTTATGGACGAGTACGCCGTCGACGGCCCGTCCTCCTCCCGGGAGAAAGAACAGGAAGCCTGCCTCGGACACCTTGACCGCCTCTCCGAAATCCTACTCGGACACCTGGACGCCATCCGCGAGGCGGGCAGCCTGGACGACCGCACGCGTGACGCGGTGGCTTCCATCGGCGAACGCCTATCCTCCCGGCTGCTGGCCTCCTGCGCCCGCGCCGCCGGCATGCAGGCGCAGTGGGTGGATGCCCGTGAGCTCATTCGCACGGACGACCGTTTCGGCGGCGCCTCGCCTGATCTGCCATTTATTCGCTCAGCCGTAAGCGAACTGCTGGAGCGCTGGCGGGGCAAGGCCATACCCGTGATGGGCGGCTACTACGGGCAGACGGCCAACGGCAATCTCACTAACCTGGGCTTCGAGGGCTCCGACTACACCGCCAGTCTTATAGGAGCCTCCCTCCCCTGCGAGGCCGTAGAGATCTGGACCGACGTGAGCGGCGTCTACACCTGCGACCCGCGCGTGGTGGAGGGCGCCCGGCCCATTCCCGCCCTCAGCTTCCGGGAGGCCACCGAACTGGCCTGGTTCGGCGCCAAGGTGCTGCACCCCTCCACCCTGAAACCGGCCTCCGCCCGCAACCTGACCGTGCGAGTGAAGAACATCTTCGAGCCGGAGGCACCCGGGACCCGCATCACCGGAGATACCACTTCCGACGGACTGGTCAAGGCCATGGCCTACAAGGAGAGGAGCGCCCTGGATGACGGTCCGGAGCTGAAACGGCTGTCCGAGGAGCTGCAGGAACTGGGGGAGGCGGGCCTGCGAAGGGGAGTAGGTGTGATAGGGCTGGTGGGATGCGATCCTGCGCGCCAGAAGGAGCTTGTGGAGCGCCTGCGACGTGCGCTGGGAGACATCAAGCTGGAAACCCTCTCCTACAGCAGCACCAAGCGCAACCTGAACCTGGTGGTGGAGGCGGGGCACACGGTGGAGGCGGTGCGCCGTCTGCACGAGGAGCTGTTCGAAGGGTAG